One Bos javanicus breed banteng chromosome 10, ARS-OSU_banteng_1.0, whole genome shotgun sequence genomic window, ACCTCGGTTGTACCGTTACAAACAGAATTATGACGGGACTAAATGGACCACCTCAACCGCATAAAAACACaactgctgcaaaaaaaaaagaaataaccacAGGCAGAAGCAATTTATACTCTTTTGATATAAAACTACAATAGAAACCCCAAAACCACACGGACTCTTTGGCATGGACATCCACTCTTTTGCTCCATCCAACACGATAactactaattttaaaattttaattgaaattgaAATAGCCACAGATAAGCAACATTTCCAAAACTGGAGAAAGACTTATTGCACTGTTCTAAGTCCTACATACGAATAACAAACAAGTTCAAGTTCACCTGACCTGTTTGCAGTCCTTGACGGTCTACATGAGTTGATAGCTCAGGGTCATATACAACAGACCAAGTTCTACTGCTGACTTCAAGGTTATAACAGACTTAGCCCTTTATTTTCCCCAAAGCTCCCTAaactacaaacaaacaaacaaacaagccatgaaagaatgaaaagacccGTTCTTAAGTGATGTAACGTATGCCTCAGTTTCACTCTATAACGAGTGCTCACTCTCTCCTCTTGGGAATTGAAGGACCCAGGTGCCCCAAATaaaagactattaaaaataattacagttcATAAAGCAACAAGAACACTATGACCACTGGAGAGCTTAGTTCAGAACATCAACATTTTTCTTAGTTCATAATCAAAACCTCAGCTGACAAATAGGAAGACCCTGAAAAGGTAGTCTCTATtgagaatacttttaaaaaacaagtcaCAGTTATTCTGGATAATTATAAATTCCTGCTTTGAAAGAATAAGACACACTGAGACATCTAAACCCTTAATTCAATAACAACTGCATGTCCAATCTCATTTCTTACTGCACTTTTCCCTCTAAGAAAGGATGACAGAAACCTCTTGATTTCATTTTTAGGTCTCTATTGGTTACTCCATTGCTTACTCATTGGGTCATTTTTCAGAGGAAGGTGGCACAAGGATTCAATCAAACTCCTAATTTGAAGCTGCGTATTGAGTTTACTCCCAAGCCTACACACCTCTGAGCTAAGGCAAATGCATGCTGTCCACAGCGCTTTGGAACCCAGCTTAACTCTAATTCAGGATTTCTCGATAGCAGCGCTAGTGACCTGGGACCAGATAATCCTCTGTGTGGGGGCAGTCCTGTGCACTGGAGGATGTTCACCCGGTGGATCACCCAGTGAAGAAcgtgcctgcaaagcaggagaccccagttcgatccctgggttggaaagatcccctggagaacgaaatgacaacccactccaatattcttgcctagaaaattccacggacagaggagcctcgtgggctacagttcatggggtcgcagagagttggacacgactgagcaactaatattttacttctttcctatACATGGAGGGAAGTTTCTGAGTCTCAGTATCTCAGTGATGGCGCTTCCTCTCCTTCCCAATCCAAGTGACAATCAAAATGTCCCCTAGGAGAGGCAAAATCTCTcctagttgagaaccactgctttaaccTAAAGAACATTCCTGATACGCACTGGATGCTCCTTCAAATCTCTATGTATGTTGAGACTTCGTCTCACAATCTGGCAAGCATTTCCAGAACACCTAGGACACAACATCAAGGGCTCCAGGAGAGAAATAGACAAGATAGGCTCTATCTCCACCCTCCAGCCAACTTCTTGGGGGTACGCACAGAAACAACTGCAATAAAAGACACCCAATTATATGAAGTTTTGAattgttgatttttcttcctgGCACTCTCATTTTACCAAACTAAAAACCCCTTGATGGCAAAGACCATTACTTGCCCGAGAATATCAATGCTTGAttaatggccaaaaaataaatatactattgGGAACTTCATCAAAACAAAGTAACAATTTCATACAGATGGTGAAAACTCCACACCTAACTTGGGCAAGTAAGTTAACCTCTCTCAGCTGTAGCttgctctgtaaaatggggaggaaATGACTGTTGACAGGATTAAGTCAGATAATACAAGGAAATCTTTTTCCACAttctggcacagagtaagcatTCAATTACTGTAAGCTctcattactattattttattagcTATTTTATTAACAACAAATGTTACCTTAAGGGGAAGAGGTTGTTCCGGACCACAATAACAAACCCCTACACAACATAAAAGAAACAACACTCACCCTGCTttctgagggcaagaggaaggaAGTAATCCTAAGTATTTCTATCAAGTCCTGGGAGGAAAATGTGAACGCAGGAACCAATTAcaaggggtgggctggggggagACACACTCAGAGACAAACCCACTATCCTCCAACACATTTCTGGACTATTCTTAAggcctttatatttaaagtgcttgGGTATATTTGCCACAAAGAtctaaagaggaagtaaaaaaaaaagccttaatttataaatattgataGATGCAAGGAACAGATGTTAATGAGACATTCTGAGTGTTCATTTGCTCAATCTTTCAGAAAGTAGGCTTAAAATTTCTGATTTACTACAAAGCATCAGAGTTCGTAAGAAGGAAAAAGCCAAAAATTGTTAAACGTTTTAAAGTAAGAGAACATAAAgtcacaggaaaaggaaaaagctggGTGATTCAaaggggtttgtgtgtgtgtgtcccaagtACTTTGGCCCATTAGGAAATAGGAGCTATTTaggacagaagaaaaagacaaagaaagtcaCCATGCTGGAAGATACACATTCAAGAACACCTCTGACCGCACATGGAGTTTCAGTGCGCAAAAACAGACCTTATTCTCACAGTAATGGGGAACACCAGTAATCTGCATACCCTGGGCTAGGCACCAAGCGCCTCATACACACTGGTCTATGCAATCCTCCCAGCAGTCTTTCAGGCAGGTACTACAgtgtatagatgaggaaacaaacagaaaaataacttgcccaagtaaATGAAAGAATCAGCCTCCAACGCAGGCTCCATGGACCACCTGTACTATATGGGGTCGATTTTAATTTCAGAACTGGAAAGTTAATTCATACTTGCTACTTGGGGAGACCAGTTCTCTCTCCACCTGCCCTTCTGTATTTCAAAGGAGTATCTTTTCAGTTGCATTCCGTGTAGAGATAAGGAGACGTGAAACGTAAAAGTGCAACCGCGGGACACTTTCGCCTTCGAACAATGTAGCAATCCACACGGAGGAAACTACCGTGGGTAGAAACGAGTTAAGTCTCCTGAACAAGAAGAAGAGGGTCCCGGAGAATGAGGCAGGTCGCCAACGTTCCTACTTGGACGCTATTTCCTGCCTTGGCCGCTATGTTCATTCAAAGAGACCCCAGAGCCTACATAACTTCCAACTCTGCTTTTCATCCCGCCCACTCTTGATGGACAGAAAAGGATGCAAGATGATGTGCGGGGGGCCTAGGTGCAGGGcgtggaggagagggaaagaggctAGAGCAAATAGGATTCTGGACAGATGAAGGCGAGGCTGCCTCTTCGGATGCGGGCGGAGAGGCGCGTGGAAGAAGGTCGGGACCTGAGACAGAGGTGAGGATCAGGGCGGGTACCCAGAAACCCTGGGGCAGCCAGGGCGGCGTGGTCGGGGGTCAGCAGCCAAGGAGTGATGGGCGGGCGTATGCTGAAGGTTGAAGAGCCGCCGGGGGCACAGCAGCTCGGTCACTACCACCCGGGCTGATCTAAGAAAGGAAGCGGGCAGGAACTAAGGTATTTcgaaaacagaagtagaaaataatCTCTAGCGAAGAGCAAGCCCGGAGAATGGCAGCGGCCGGGATGGGGGTGCTAGGCGCAGGAGGGTCGCGGCCCGGGCAGGAGGCGAGGCAGGGGCTCCGCGCGCGAAGGTGCTCCCCCCAGGCCGGTCCGCTCCTCCAGGCATCGCCGGACGGAGCTCGCCCGAGCCTCGCGCCGAAGCGCGGGGCCCCGAGGCCGGCGGCACGCACCCGCCGGCGCCCGGCCTTGCGTACCTGAGGCGGCCGCCTGGCTCCCCTCCACTCCCGAGCCGTCCCCGAGGCCGCGCGCCGGCCCTCGGCGGGCTGCGGGGCTCCAGACGCCCGGCCCCTCAGCCGCCCGCGGGTCCGACATCTGCAGCCCGCGCCCGCAGCGCCTCTGCCGCCCGCCGCCGGGAGCTCCGGAAACAGCCGAAGGCCGAGCTCCGCCGCGAAGAGCCGAGCGGAGCCCGCGGGCCGGAAGGGGCAGCGAGCCGGCCCCCGCGCCCTCGCGGGAGCTCTGGTCAACGGAGGCTGGCGACCCGGGCTCGGGGGGCGGGGCAGAGGggggttgttcagttcagtcagctaTGGCAGATTTTTAGTCAGTGcttgaaagaacaaacaaaacccggGGAGGGGGAAGATTCCTTGAGACCTGGCCGGAAGTCGTGGTCTCCATAGAGACGCTGTCGGAAGTTGGAGTTGCTAGGCGGCCTGGGCGCGACGGCTCATCTGCGTCATGGCTGAAGTCCCAGAGGATTACGATTCCCCCTCTGACGAAAATGAAGACCTGAAGACTGAGAGACcgaaacttcagtttcttcagatgACCGAAGATATCGAACCAGGCAGCGTGGCAGAGGCAGGCCCAGAGATTCCTGTAGAGATTGACCAAGAGCCACAGCCAGAGATAGAGGAAGAGGCCTTCAAAGAGAAGACACCAGAGAGTGCTAAAGATGTGCCTCCGCACCTAAAACCAACCTGGACCTCCTTGGAAGAGGTTCCCCACAAGTTCAGGATAGACCTTTTCAGCGAGGTTGAGCTAGGGATTCCCCTAGAGGTAAAATCAGAGACTTTTGGACAGATAGAAAGAGAGCTTTTGAAGGATTTGCAAAGCCCTGTGGACAGAAAGCATGAGGAAGCCAAACCGGATGTTCCTGAGGATGTACCCATAGAAGAGAGCAAACCAGAGGTTCCAGAGGAGACACTCAGAGAGCAATATGAAAAGACAGGTCTAGAACCTACAGAGCTGACCAAACCAGAATCTCCAAGTGAGAAACCAAGAAAATCAATTGAAGAGGCAGATCAACAGCCACCAAAGGTGACCACATCAGAGAATCCAGAGGAAATACAAAGTAAGTCACCTACAGAGAAAAGGACAGAGTCACCTGAGCAGGCCAAACCAGAGTTTCCAGAAGAGAAACCGAGTACAGCTACTgaggaaacacaagaaaaaacTCCAGAGCCACTAGAAGAGATTGAATCAGAGTTTTCTGAGGAAAAGTCAAGAAAACCAATCGAGGACacagttagagagccatcaggaAAGACCATACCGGAAGTTCAGGAGGAGACACCAAGTAAGTCAACTTCAGAGAGAGTTCTAGAGCCACCACAGGACACCAAACCAGTAGATAAAAAAGATAAGCAGAAAAAGTCAACCGAGGAGACAGATCGAACACCATCACGGAAGTTCAGATCAGAGGAGACACTAAGAAAGTCAACTGAGGAGAAGGGTCCAGAGCCCCCAGAACAAACTAAAGCAGAGTTTCCAAAGAAAGAAccagagaaaactgaagaaacagGTCAAGTGCCACCACAGAAGATCAAACCAGAGGTGCAAGAGAAGACACAAACAGAGCCAACTAGGGAGATAGATTTAGAGTTATTGGATAAAACCAAACAACTACTTAGAAGAGAGACACCTGTAGAACAAGAGAAGATACAAACAGAGCCAACTAGGGAGATAGATTTAGAGTTATTGGATAAAACCAAGCAACTACTTAGAAAAGAGACACCTGTAGAATTTGCCAAGGAAGATAGGCCAGAAGCAATCAAATTTAAACATTCTGTCAACAGGGATGAGGCTGAGTACTCTGACTATCCAATAGGAAAGTtgttaataaaagaaactaaagttTCAAAAGACTATGTATTAGAGCCTCTTCCAATAAGTGATATAGACTCAGTGAATACAGATTATGAGTTTTCTAAAGAACTCCAAAATCTGTTCCAGCTTTCTGATACCAATTATGAGTTCTACTCCtttttctctgagtctcagagGGATTTAAAAGAGTCCTGTGGTGAAAAGCAAGATCTGTCCCTAGAGTCAATGAAACTGGTATATAAAGATAGAGACACCCAGCCAGAAAAAAATTCTGATCTACAATTTGAGTATCTTCAATGGAGCCCAGAAGAAGTTGCCACGTGGATTTGCCAGCTAGGCTTCCCTCAATACAAGGTACACAAAAataacatttgtgtgtgtgtgttacatacTCTCATTCCTTTACTTCTTATTCCTCTATCCTTACCTGAGATTTTGCATCTTCACTGGAAAAAGTGTAGGACAGGCATGGACGATGGTAGAGGTAACTTGGATTTTAATTTTGGCCTTTGcactgatatatacatatatttgtatattgggAGAGGAGGGAAAGGTCACATTTGTTTTTCCTATTCATCACAGTGATTATACTTCTCTACAATCCTTGAATAAAGACTAATTTATGTAGGCTTCTTTTCATAGAAATCTGTATTCCTAAAAAGATTTCATCCATGGTAGAtttttttggtttggggttttttttaagcttaaaaaaaattattttttggctgcactgggtcttcattgcggctCATAAGCTTGGtaactgctctgtggcatgtgagatcccaactccccgaccagagatggaacctgcatccaTCCCCCACACCAGAAGGCgaactcccaaccactggatggACTACCAAGAGAAGTCCCTGAGGTAGACTTTTTGGTACTTTGTTTTTATTAGCAGCTCCCTTAACTTGAACTTGTATTGTTAGTATCTACCCCAAATGTGTTATATGTATTGTGATCACCCACCAGTACTAATTTTTATAGCCAATTAACCAAgactagttttctttttaaaatggagtGAATCCTCTTATTTCACTGCCAAGTATGTTCTTAGGCTACTACAAACAACGCAAGATCTGAAATCTTTGGTACTTCTCTACTTAAAAATGTAGTTCAGGTAAGAGAGAAGCACTGGTTGTATCatacccccaaaaaataaaaataagcagcaTTATGAAATTTAATTGAGTTTAAAATATGTAAGATTATTaggattattaaaattattttttctcagtaCAGCGCTAGCAACAAACATGATTtctttatccctccctccttgcctctttccttctttccctcctccctttctctttcttgctttttcttcctgTATTTGCCATCCATCTTTTGAGTGATGTTCTCATTGTACCGACAGGAGTGTTTTACCACAAACTTCATCAGTGGCCGAAAACTCATACATGTAAACTGCTCAAACCTCCCTCAGATGGGGATAACAGATTTTGAGGACATGAAGGTGAGTTGTGTATGGTTTCCTGATAGAGCACTGCAGCAGTACTACCATCTATCTCAAACCAACCTCCTTTTATTCCAACCTGGCCTTCGATTTCTGCCAGTGGTATTATCATACTCCCAGTGCCCCAGGCTCAAAGTGGTTGCTTCCACTCTTTCCTTTGATTCCCCACAAAGATCCCGAGAACTCTCTCTCCTCCTATAGTATCTGGTTTTCTCCATTCCCACTTGTTCAGACCTTTATCAGACCTTTACTAGAATATACACAACATTCCAGTAGCCTGCTTTTAGCCTCTGTCTATAGTCCCtttgggggctttccaggtggtgctagtggtaaagaatccacctgctaatgcacaagacacaagagacatgggttcagtccctgggttgggaagatcccttggaggagggcatggcgacccagtCCAGGAAtcctgccaggagaatcccatggacagaggagcctggtgggctcacaaTAGGATCacaatagagttggacacaaccaaaccAATGTAGCACAGCACAGGCCCTTTGGATTCAAGGGCCCTGATTTTAGACTGTCACTTTCCAACCATTTACACAGTATTCTTCTCAGAAGCCTTCTTTAGATAGTCTCAACTCCTTAGCTTTACagtggtgggcttcccttgtggctcagatggtgaagaatcctctagcaatgagagagacctgggttcaatccctgggttgggaagattcccccggaggagggcttggcaacccacccagtattcttgcctggagaatccccatggacagaggagcctggctggctacagttcatggggttgcaaagagtcggacacaacagagttactaagcacacacacaactcCTTAGCTTAGGATTCAGGATCCTCCACAAGTGTTCTCCCACCACCATGAATCTCCTGCTCCAGCCTCACAGGTCAAGCTCACACCCTCGCAAACCTGTGTCATGCATTCCTCCTCCTACTAATACATCTTTGTTCAGTTCCCCCTCCCCCTGCATGACTACTATGAATCTTAGTCATCCTTCATGACCCCAGCCAATTCTCATCTCCCCAGGAAATTTTTCCCGATCTTCCCAGCCCATGGTAGTCTCACCTCCAAAGCTGTCCTGCATTTTATGTCTCTAATACCCATATggcactaaaaacaaaaacaaaaacaaaaaccaccatgTGCGTTTTGCTTGTTCTACTCCTTAACTTTGAAACAAGTTAACattaacctctctggacctcagtttcctaagATCTCTCCAGCACCAACAGTCCATGATTATCTTTGCATAACAGTACCCTCCATGTATAGTGTTTTGTAGTGTATAAAACTTCCCATATATAATCTCTTTTCTAACCTTTGCTTAAATACCTCCCATCTCAACATACCATCTCATTCATTACACTTTTGCCCATAAATGCTCTGCCTTGGTGGTTCTTAATCTTGGATAGGCTTTGGAATCAAGTGagacttaataaaaaaaaaaaaattcctgggtTCCAGGCTCCAGAGCTTTTGATTCATTAGGTCTCTGGTAGGCCCTGGAATTTGTTCCCTAGGtgactccttttttcttttctttttccccacccAAGGGGAATTtggtgagttttatttattttttggccacgccacatggcttgcaggatctgagttccctggCCAAGTATTAAACCCGAGTTCTCATCAGCAATAGAacagagtactaaccactggactgccaaggagttTCCCCTAGGTAACTCTTGATCAGCCCTTAGAACTATATAATTCCATAAGTCATATGATTTAGACAGTAAAAAAATTATCCTTGTTAATATATAAACTCCTTTTTCTGACAACAAGATATAAAGAAATCCTTTAAACTGTTAAATACGTATtccttggcagaaagtgaagaggaactaaaaagcctcttgatgagagtgaaagaggagagtgaaaaagttggcttaaagctcaacattcagcaaacgaagatcatggcatctggtcccatcacttcatgggaaatagatggggaaacagtggaaacagtgtcagactttatttttttgggctccaaaatcactgcagatggcgactgcagccatgaaattaaaagacgcttactccttggaaggaaagttatgaccaacctagatagcatattcaaaagcagagacattactttgccaacaaagtccatctagtcaaggctatggtttttcctgtggtcatgtatagatgtgagagttggattgtgaagaaagctgagcaccaaagaattgatgcttttgaactgtggtgttggagaagactctagagtcccttggactgcaaggagagccaaccagtccactctaaaggagaccagccctgggatttctttggaaggaatgatgctaaagctgaaactccagtactttggccacctcatgcgaagggttgactcattggaaaagactctgatgctgggagggattgggggcaggaggaaaaggggacaacagaggatgagatagctggatggcatcactgactcgatggacgtgagtctgagtgaactctgggagttggtgatggacagggaggcctggcgtgctgcgattcgtggggtcacaaagagtcgaacacgactgagcgactgaactgaagtgaacattTAGTCTCTTGTACTCCATCAATAGCTATCCTCTCTGAGTTTTTACTGTATGTTGGACACCACACATCTATCACATCGTTTAATCCCCATTTacggaagagaaaactgaggccagaaaGGTGAAGCAACTTACACAAAATCATTCAGATAAtaagagccaggattcaaatatattctgtgTAATATCCCAATCCATGCTCTATTTAAACCACTGTACTATATagcctctttttttaatattgcctctttaaatgaataattttgtaACTGTGAACCCACATATACATAATATAGAAAAGGGCAACTTATTACAAATTATTAATTACAATCATGCTTTcatgtagctaccaagtactaCGAGGTAAATATCTTATCCTTTTTGTGTTCAAAGATACTACAACCATTTTTATGAGCTCTAATTTCTACCTATGTATGTAATGTAttcaattttctaaataaaaataaggaacagaaatgcaaaagttTATGCAAAAGTTTTTGCAAAAGTTTTGCAAAAATGTACAGTAACTTGTAATATAAATTCCTAAAACATTTAAACACCAAAAACTTCAACTTTTCATCATGAGAACGTATTAAGAGTCTGCCAAGTCATTTTGCTTTCCTTGACATTTTCATTCCAAAAGTACAATATCAATGTGAATGATAAAAATTCTAATTATGCTTTTTCTAGTCTTGCAAGAAGCAAGAGGTCTTAAATATCTTCTGAAATCCTCAAGAGTAAATGATGAACCCAGTAGTCTCTCCTTATATTCCAAAAAGTTTGAATAAGCAAACTTTGGAATACTTATTATCAAAGTCAGTAGACAAATATGGCCTCTCCTTGAAATCACTAGGGTAACAAAGATCAAGATATTCCTACAGGTATGTTAGATAAGCTTTGCTTGACAGGTCCACGTAAAAAAAGCTAATTATACACTATGATACAGGTAACTTTTTAGAGATCAAAAGTGACCTTAAGCATACCACAGATACCTTCCTTACTGATACACTAAGCGTTTGTTACTGCACCATTGTAATTATAGCACTAGTACAGTACATTCACAATTTTATCTCATAACAACATTTAAGCAATGTAGCTATCTTTTTCATGCCAACTCTCAATTATCATCGTTCATAGGCATTAGAGATTGGGAGGAGTCAGGACAGGTTGCTTGAGTGTACAGAATTTTGGACATGGCTGCTAAGAAATTGGATCACATATAAACTGTGCTTCCCAtttataagtgaagtgaagtcgctcagtcgtgtctgactctttgggaccccatggattatagcctgctaggctcctctgtccatggaattctccaggggaaaattggagtgggttgccatttccttctccaggggatcttcctgaccgagggatcgaacccaggtctcccacattgcaggcagatgctttaccgtctgagccaccagggaagtcccatttataAGCCTTGCAGTTAACTCATGGCCAGTTTCTGTTCTCTTCAACTTCCTTTTACTTTCATAATTTTGCAACTACTCATTCTTCCCCTATAGAAATAACTCACCTTTCCCTTTGTCCTTCCTAGGACATACTAAGATGACCAGAGAAGAGCTAAATGTATAGATTAGACTGGGAGGAGTGCAGAAGAAAAGAAGCACTAATTATTATTCTTCCCTGGCCAGGAGAGCTCTGGAAACTGCTCTTCTGTGTTTCCCATTTGTAGTGATACACTCGTTTggtaaaaaaaaggagaaaatatttctatattgtCCTTTTCTTGTCCCTACTTACTCTAGGGACAAGCTATTAATAGACAAGATAGCACTGCGTTTACTTTAGCTTTctgtcttaaaaaattatttctcaaaatatttttaaccatTCAGTCCAAGTGAACAAAAGATAACAGATAACCTTGTGACAAATATTTGTAGAAGAACTGATGAATTGCCCATTCCTTTTATATGCCTGATTGTATATTTCAAAGTAGAGCCTTACCAGCTTTATAATACCTCAGCAATTTTACTCACCTGCCTTGTTGCAAGCTGCTTAAATAGCACAACTCATGTCACAAACAACATGTCAGCAATTGTCactaaatggaaaaaatttttttaattttcaagtaatTTTAGTTTTACAGAacagttgcaaagatagtacagagagttcccatgtACTCTTAACCCTGTTTcccctaatgttaacatcttatgTAATCAGGATACCTTtatcaaaacaaagaaattaacacCAGCACAGAACTATTAAACAAACTATGGACTTGATGCAGACTTCTACAGTTCTCCCACTGATGTCCTTTTCTCATTCCAAGATCCAGTTGGAGATTGCATTCAGCTGTCCTGTTTCCTTGGTCTTCTCCAATATAGGACAATTTCTtgatctttctttgtctttcatgaccttgacactttGAAGAgtagtagcctggtgggctgccgtctatggggtcacacagagtccgacgcgacttagcagcagcagcagcctggtatTTTGTAGATTTCCCTCAGTTTGTCTCATGTTTCCCATGGAATTATACTTTGTGGGAAAACCATCACACAGATGATGATATCAGTTAATCATGGCAGGAAGTACATGGCATTGACATGATCTATTACTGGAGATGTTGACTTTGATCACTGGGTTAAGGTGGTGTCTGCAAATTTCTTCACCACAGTTACtgtgtttctctttcatattctctTCATCAAAAGTGAGTTACTGAGTCCAGCCCACAGTCAAAGGGAGGAGAATTAAGCTCCCCGCCTCCTGGAGGGAGTGAAGAATCTGcaggcagtgtgggagacctgggttcaatccctgggttgggaagatcccctggaggagggcatggcaacccactccagtatgcttgcctggagaatccccatggacagaggagcctggtggactatagtccatggggtcgcagagttggacacaactgagcgactaagcacagcacagcacagacctAGAGTAAATACCACCAGTATTAAACATACTGGGGGAGGTAGTTTGAGGCTATGCAAATTACCTGTTCACCTTAAAGCTTTGCATCAGTTATTACTGTTATTCTAACGATGATTCCCTATTTCTCCATTCCTTCCACATTTAATTGGAACTCAGCTTAAAGGACTCCTCTGTGTCTGTCTTTTGAATCTTGAAACCTCAGTGGCCACAGACCTCAATTAGTATTCCCACCGGGAGTGCAAGGCAATGATACAGACTCTGTCCTTTACCTACAACCACCCCTAGAGTCTGAACAACTCCAATTTAAGTCAGATTTGAGAAGAAAGCTATCTTATCTAAAATGCACTTTCTGGGCCGTTTTGCATCAGGCTTAGAAATATCTGTGGTGTGAATTTTACAGTCTTGTAACTATGGccagtatttttaaacaaatgcaaATTCATTCTACGTACTCCTTTGACTGTATTCTAGCAGCAGTCTCATGGACTACATTCTCACCCAGAGGCAGAATATGAATTCAAATAGCAATGTTATAGCAGATCTACAATTAAAACTAGACTTTGAAAGTGCAATGACAGTTTAATCGAGCATATCAAGTGGCATGGTACTCAGTGAATACAAACTATATTTTAGAGACGTTGAAAATTCTggcaaaagtattttaaaaaaatacacaagtaTAAGCACTAACGCGTTTTAACTGGAAttttaatgtctgctttttagtgTCTGAGATTTACTTCCAGTCCAATGCACCAAATAACTATTTGAGTAATGCT contains:
- the SAMD15 gene encoding sterile alpha motif domain-containing protein 15 isoform X3, with the protein product MAEVPEDYDSPSDENEDLKTERPKLQFLQMTEDIEPGSVAEAGPEIPVEIDQEPQPEIEEEAFKEKTPESAKDVPPHLKPTWTSLEEVPHKFRIDLFSEVELGIPLEVKSETFGQIERELLKDLQSPVDRKHEEAKPDVPEDVPIEESKPEVPEETLREQYEKTGLEPTELTKPESPSEKPRKSIEEADQQPPKVTTSENPEEIQSKSPTEKRTESPEQAKPEFPEEKPSTATEETQEKTPEPLEEIESEFSEEKSRKPIEDTVREPSGKTIPEVQEETPSKSTSERVLEPPQDTKPVDKKDKQKKSTEETDRTPSRKFRSEETLRKSTEEKGPEPPEQTKAEFPKKEPEKTEETGQVPPQKIKPEVQEKTQTEPTREIDLELLDKTKQLLRRETPVEQEKIQTEPTREIDLELLDKTKQLLRKETPVEFAKEDRPEAIKFKHSVNRDEAEYSDYPIGKLLIKETKVSKDYVLEPLPISDIDSVNTDYEFSKELQNLFQLSDTNYEFYSFFSESQRDLKESCGEKQDLSLESMKLVYKDRDTQPEKNSDLQFEYLQWSPEEVATWICQLGFPQYKECFTTNFISGRKLIHVNCSNLPQMGITDFEDMKI
- the SAMD15 gene encoding sterile alpha motif domain-containing protein 15 isoform X2; amino-acid sequence: MAEVPEDYDSPSDENEDLKTERPKLQFLQMTEDIEPGSVAEAGPEIPVEIDQEPQPEIEEEAFKEKTPESAKDVPPHLKPTWTSLEEVPHKFRIDLFSEVELGIPLEVKSETFGQIERELLKDLQSPVDRKHEEAKPDVPEDVPIEESKPEVPEETLREQYEKTGLEPTELTKPESPSEKPRKSIEEADQQPPKVTTSENPEEIQSKSPTEKRTESPEQAKPEFPEEKPSTATEETQEKTPEPLEEIESEFSEEKSRKPIEDTVREPSGKTIPEVQEETPSKSTSERVLEPPQDTKPVDKKDKQKKSTEETDRTPSRKFRSEETLRKSTEEKGPEPPEQTKAEFPKKEPEKTEETGQVPPQKIKPEVQEKTQTEPTREIDLELLDKTKQLLRRETPVEQEKIQTEPTREIDLELLDKTKQLLRKETPVEFAKEDRPEAIKFKHSVNRDEAEYSDYPIGKLLIKETKVSKDYVLEPLPISDIDSVNTDYEFSKELQNLFQLSDTNYEFYSFFSESQRDLKESCGEKQDLSLESMKLVYKDRDTQPEKNSDLQFEYLQWSPEEVATWICQLGFPQYKAISRHTRKLLGIEEPLFTRSIRLPYRDNIGLFLERKGHSGVKSDSLTLSEFAREMGLQDHAPRVATLENDAAL
- the SAMD15 gene encoding sterile alpha motif domain-containing protein 15 isoform X1, producing the protein MAEVPEDYDSPSDENEDLKTERPKLQFLQMTEDIEPGSVAEAGPEIPVEIDQEPQPEIEEEAFKEKTPESAKDVPPHLKPTWTSLEEVPHKFRIDLFSEVELGIPLEVKSETFGQIERELLKDLQSPVDRKHEEAKPDVPEDVPIEESKPEVPEETLREQYEKTGLEPTELTKPESPSEKPRKSIEEADQQPPKVTTSENPEEIQSKSPTEKRTESPEQAKPEFPEEKPSTATEETQEKTPEPLEEIESEFSEEKSRKPIEDTVREPSGKTIPEVQEETPSKSTSERVLEPPQDTKPVDKKDKQKKSTEETDRTPSRKFRSEETLRKSTEEKGPEPPEQTKAEFPKKEPEKTEETGQVPPQKIKPEVQEKTQTEPTREIDLELLDKTKQLLRRETPVEQEKIQTEPTREIDLELLDKTKQLLRKETPVEFAKEDRPEAIKFKHSVNRDEAEYSDYPIGKLLIKETKVSKDYVLEPLPISDIDSVNTDYEFSKELQNLFQLSDTNYEFYSFFSESQRDLKESCGEKQDLSLESMKLVYKDRDTQPEKNSDLQFEYLQWSPEEVATWICQLGFPQYKECFTTNFISGRKLIHVNCSNLPQMGITDFEDMKAISRHTRKLLGIEEPLFTRSIRLPYRDNIGLFLERKGHSGVKSDSLTLSEFAREMGLQDHAPRVATLENDAAL